The Syngnathus typhle isolate RoL2023-S1 ecotype Sweden linkage group LG14, RoL_Styp_1.0, whole genome shotgun sequence genome segment TGTGTTTCTTCCAGGAATGTTCCAGACCCTACCGAGCAGCAGACGattgaatacaaataaatattgaCTTTGTACTTTTGAGCCACCAAATGATGAGTTAGCCTCACCTCCTCCACGAGGATGGCCAGGCTCTCCCTGAGGGAGTAAAATGCAGAGACGGGACCCGTGTGGTGGTACCTGCGAAGATGATTAGTTCATGAAAAGATTTCTGCTTTGAAACCCTTTTAATGGAGTCCTTACACTCTGGCGGCTTTGCCGTCGCATCCCCAGTAGTTAGACAGCCATCTTAGGTCCAAGAAGAACGACACCGGCTTTGTTCTGCGCTTGAATATTTTCCGACTGTGGGCAAAATGCTGCATTTCTACAcggaagttgttttttttcgtaGTTGACTGGCGTTGTATGAGTAATTGCGGCTTGTTTTTGAGGCCTTACCATGCTCGCTCACTAAAGGAGATGGGTGCGGTTCCTGGTGGGGCATTCAGAACCTTCTGCGAACCCGTGTACAGGATGTCGATCTCTAAACATAAAGAGAAGTGTCCCATTGCCTTgatgtacaatttttttttttttggacaaatgTGATCGAGCATATTAACTTTATATACCTTGTTGGTCCATGCGCACTGGAGCGCCACCTACTGACGCCACAGAGTCCACCAGCAACAGACAGTCGTACCTGTTGAGGCACAAATGCAATCATCATCATTGCTTCACATtgctattttgatttttatcatttttacttGTGACAGAGCTGTCCGATGCCGTCCAGCGGGTGCAGGACGCCAGTGGACGATTCTCCGTGTGTCAGGAAAAGCAGTGCAGGCCTGTGTTTGATGAGCGCCTAGCGTGGCACAACAATCAATCGATATTGATTTGTTTAGCATGTTAGCGTGAATGTCCGCTTACCTGTTCGATTTCTGCATTGGTGAAGACTCCACCAGGGGGCGCAATAATGGTGTGAACCACAGCATCTGTTGAGTCGATGAAATTTTTgatactgataaaaaaaaaagtcagaaagaaaatgtaattgctAAGAAGCTAGTGTTACCAATCCTCCTTGCCATGTCCGCCGCCCGCTCTCCCCAGATGCCGTTAACTGCTACCAGCACGCCGTCGCCGGCCTCCACGGCGTTGAAGATGCCGCACTCCATGGCGGCGTGGCCCGAACCACTCACTACCAAAGTCACCGGGTTCAGAGTCTGGAACATATACTGTACTCCGCTCCGGATGTCGGCCATTATCTGCAAAGCAACACATCTTATTTAAAAGATTGTTTTGTAAATACACGGccatttttcaaagtcaaaacaaaaagacaattgGGTGTTACCTCAAAAGTTTCTGGATGCATGTGTCCGATGACGGGATTGGCTCCGGCCTGCAAGATGCGTGGCGGAACGTTGGAGGGGCCGGGTCCGAACATGTGGCGCCGAGGAACCGTCATGGGAGTCCGCAGACGTTCCGGAGGTGGAACCGCCGAAGAGGACATGGCTAAATCTGTGTGGAGAGCTGTGCGAACTCCGACCAGACTGGTTGTCCGACTGTGTTTGTCTGCCAGTCCTTGGCTCAAGTTAAATATTAACGAATGACTCCTCACTTTTTTTAGCGGCATTGTATAATCCAATCAAGTTGTAACAAATCATTTGGTGATACGTAATGATACGTCAAGATCAATTTAAAATCTCTATCCTAGTGTAAATTGCAGACTTGGTTTGATACCTAATTGCTGAATAAATATTTCTGTAAAATATTTACTttgaatatttcaaaatgtGCAAATCAGGAGACACACTGTTATATTACCGCTATACATTTATTTCACATTGTAAAATGAGTACATATTCCATCATATATTTATGTTAATACTTTTATCTTTGAAAGGTTAAAAAGTAGCATATTCTAACTTGGACTCTCACCATCTCATGACAGCCAGAACATGAATGTCAGAAGTAACTACATTTAATATAGTGCTTCTACTGTCTGGTTATATATTCTTGTGGCTAtaatcacattttaaaaatacttgGTTTCATGTCCTTGTCTTCATGCATCATCCTGGTTGGTTCTCGGGGTGAGAAGGGTCTTCCCCAGGGGCTCTGTGCTGAAGGAGCCGTCGCGGTACACCAGCTGTCCCCTCACGATGGTGGACCTCACCACGCCTCGGAGAGGCACCCCCAGGTACGGAGTTAGCTTCGCATACAGAGCACAAAGATCAAATTTCAGAATGAATCGGAGTCCTGCTTCAAGTTTGTGTCCTACCTTGTTCTTATGATGTATGCCTTCTTCTTTAATCTATACCAGGATGAAACAAAGTTTATACCAGCCTTGTAGCTACttggactttttatttttggtgcaaACCTCAAATTCTCTCTCAGGGTCCCAGATGACCAGGTCAGCGTCGTAACCCGGTGCCAGGCTGCCCTTCTGCTGGCCGAGGCCACAGAGCTGGGCCGTGTTTTTGCACAGGAGGCGTACCGCGTCCCCAAACTGAAAGCCCTTCTGACTGGCTGCGCTCCAGAACAGAGGCAAGCCTAACCAATATCAAACAAGTCATAAATTGTGATTTATGACCATAGAGGAGTTTACGACAAGACTTTTGTTGCCGGTATTACCAAACTGGAGAGAGGAAATCCCTCCCCAGGCTTGAGTAAAATCTCCAAGGTCCAGTTTCTTAAGGTCAGGCGTGCAGGGGGAGTGGTCCGACACCACCATGTCAATGTGGCCCTCCTTCAGCGCCGCCCACAACTGATCCTGCAAGTATCATTTACGATGGCGGTACAGACACAAAGACTTTTAATATCTAAACAGATTTCAAAAAATAAGTGACAGAACTGCCGTTGACCTGGTTGTGAGCTGATCGGATGGGTGGGCAACACTTGAACTGCGTGGCCCCCGCTGGTACGCCCTCTGCACTTAGGTTCAGATAGT includes the following:
- the agxta gene encoding alanine--glyoxylate and serine--pyruvate aminotransferase a, coding for MPLKKVRSHSLIFNLSQGLADKHSRTTSLVGVRTALHTDLAMSSSAVPPPERLRTPMTVPRRHMFGPGPSNVPPRILQAGANPVIGHMHPETFEIMADIRSGVQYMFQTLNPVTLVVSGSGHAAMECGIFNAVEAGDGVLVAVNGIWGERAADMARRIDAVVHTIIAPPGGVFTNAEIEQALIKHRPALLFLTHGESSTGVLHPLDGIGQLCHKYDCLLLVDSVASVGGAPVRMDQQEIDILYTGSQKVLNAPPGTAPISFSERACRKIFKRRTKPVSFFLDLRWLSNYWGCDGKAARVYHHTGPVSAFYSLRESLAILVEEGLEHSWKKHREVAEYFHTGLERMGLKLFVEDKALRLPTVTTIVVPDGYDWKEITAYVMKRHNLEISGGLGPSAGMVLRVGLMGCNSSISSADMVLEALKDALAHCHKSKV